The Streptococcus viridans genome includes a window with the following:
- a CDS encoding flippase yields the protein MKVLKNYAYNLSYQLLVIILPIITTPYVTRVFSSNDLGTYGYFNSIVTYFILLATLGVANYGTKEISGHRKDIQKNFWGIYTLQLGATILSLTLYVLLCLTLPSMQNPVAYILGLSLVSKGLDISWLFQGLEDFRKITVRNITVKLVGVISIFLFVKSANDLYLYVFLLTIFELLGQLSMWLPAREFIGKAHFDMAYARVHLKPVILLFLPQIAISLYVTLDRTMLGALASTKDVGIYDQALKLVNILLTLVTSLGSVMLPRVSSLLSSGDHKAVNKMHQMSFLIYNLVIFPIIAGMLIVNDDFVQFFLGKDFQDARYAIAIMIFRMFFIGWTNIMGIQILIPHNKNKEFMISTTVPAIVSVGLNLIFLPKLGFIGAAIVSVLTEALVWGIQLYFTRAYLKEVPIIGSMMKIVLASGLMYGLLLLVKSIVHFSPTLNVVLYAGLGGVIYGTLILLFKVVDVKELKQQFTKRA from the coding sequence ATGAAAGTTCTTAAAAATTACGCCTATAATCTCTCCTACCAGTTACTGGTGATTATCTTGCCGATTATCACCACCCCTTATGTGACGCGGGTTTTTAGTTCAAATGACTTAGGGACCTACGGCTATTTTAACTCCATTGTCACCTATTTTATCCTCTTGGCGACGCTAGGGGTGGCCAATTATGGAACTAAGGAGATTTCGGGGCACCGGAAAGATATCCAAAAGAATTTCTGGGGGATTTATACCCTCCAGTTGGGGGCTACGATTTTATCTCTTACCCTCTATGTTCTTTTGTGTCTAACCCTACCTTCCATGCAAAATCCTGTCGCTTATATCCTAGGACTTAGCTTGGTTTCAAAGGGACTCGACATTTCCTGGCTCTTTCAGGGGTTAGAGGACTTCCGCAAGATTACGGTTCGGAATATCACGGTCAAACTAGTTGGAGTCATCTCCATCTTCTTGTTTGTCAAATCTGCCAATGATCTGTATCTCTATGTATTCTTACTGACCATCTTTGAGCTCTTAGGTCAGCTCAGTATGTGGCTACCTGCTCGGGAGTTCATTGGGAAAGCCCATTTTGATATGGCTTATGCACGGGTACATTTAAAGCCGGTCATTCTGCTCTTTTTACCGCAGATTGCCATTTCCCTCTATGTCACCTTGGACCGAACCATGCTGGGGGCTCTCGCCTCTACAAAGGATGTGGGGATTTATGACCAAGCCTTAAAACTGGTCAATATTTTGTTGACCTTGGTGACCTCACTGGGCAGTGTCATGTTGCCTCGGGTATCGAGCCTCTTATCCTCAGGAGACCACAAGGCGGTTAATAAGATGCACCAAATGTCCTTTTTGATTTATAATTTGGTCATTTTCCCCATTATTGCCGGCATGCTAATCGTCAATGATGACTTTGTTCAGTTCTTCCTAGGGAAGGACTTCCAGGATGCGCGTTATGCCATTGCCATCATGATTTTTAGAATGTTCTTTATCGGATGGACCAATATCATGGGGATTCAAATTCTGATCCCTCATAATAAAAATAAAGAATTTATGATTTCGACTACTGTACCTGCCATTGTCAGTGTCGGATTGAACCTCATCTTCCTACCAAAACTGGGCTTTATTGGAGCTGCGATTGTCTCAGTGTTGACAGAAGCTTTGGTATGGGGGATTCAACTCTACTTCACACGAGCTTATCTTAAAGAAGTGCCGATTATAGGCTCAATGATGAAGATTGTGCTCGCTTCAGGCCTCATGTATGGTCTCTTGCTACTAGTCAAGTCCATTGTCCATTTTTCGCCGACTCTGAATGTCGTTCTGTATGCTGGACTAGGTGGGGTCATCTATGGAACCTTGATTTTACTCTTCAAGGTGGTGGATGTGAAAGAGTTGAAACAGCAATTTACGAAACGTGCATAG
- a CDS encoding zinc-binding dehydrogenase — protein MLNQIFQLTQPKNITIKYQEEDMSRGDKVLIRPYYMAICHADQRYYQGKRDPKVLKKKLPMALIHESSGIVVADPTGTYQPGQIVAMVPNQPPHQTEGIFFENYLAGTHFLSSGFNGFMQEVVALPLDRVVAYPEEVRGPVTALAEFSSVAMHAIHRFDLIAHQRRESVLILGDGSLSYVVATSLHYLYPDLKITVVGRNSDKLQLFNFIHQAILTSELTEDQRFDHAFECTGGQGSEPAINDIIDHIKPQGTVMLMGVSDNRVAVNTRDVLEKGLTFVGSSRSGREDFERAVEMLANRRVQNRLKNIIHVDEEVQTIPDIHRAFATDLITPFKTVFKWGL, from the coding sequence ATGTTGAACCAAATCTTTCAGCTGACCCAGCCGAAAAACATCACCATCAAATACCAAGAAGAAGACATGAGCCGTGGAGACAAGGTGTTGATTCGCCCCTATTACATGGCTATTTGTCATGCGGACCAACGTTACTATCAAGGGAAGCGGGATCCTAAAGTGCTTAAAAAGAAATTGCCCATGGCCCTGATCCATGAGTCATCAGGTATCGTGGTAGCGGATCCTACGGGGACCTATCAACCAGGACAGATTGTGGCCATGGTTCCCAATCAGCCTCCTCATCAAACAGAAGGTATCTTCTTTGAAAATTATTTGGCGGGGACACACTTCTTATCTAGCGGTTTTAATGGCTTTATGCAGGAAGTCGTTGCCTTACCGCTGGATCGTGTAGTAGCTTATCCAGAAGAAGTTCGGGGCCCTGTGACAGCTTTAGCGGAGTTTAGTAGTGTTGCTATGCATGCCATTCATCGCTTTGATCTCATTGCCCACCAACGAAGAGAGTCCGTTTTGATTTTAGGTGACGGAAGCCTCTCTTATGTGGTTGCGACTTCTTTGCACTATCTTTACCCTGATTTGAAGATAACTGTAGTTGGGCGCAATAGTGATAAATTGCAATTGTTTAATTTTATCCATCAAGCAATTTTGACCAGCGAGTTAACAGAAGACCAACGGTTTGATCACGCTTTTGAATGTACTGGTGGTCAAGGAAGTGAACCAGCTATCAATGACATTATTGATCACATCAAGCCTCAAGGAACTGTAATGTTGATGGGGGTTAGTGATAACCGGGTCGCAGTTAATACAAGAGATGTTCTTGAAAAGGGATTGACCTTTGTGGGGTCTTCTCGCTCGGGTCGTGAGGATTTCGAGCGGGCTGTAGAGATGCTGGCTAATCGTCGGGTCCAAAACCGTTTGAAAAACATTATCCACGTTGACGAAGAGGTTCAAACCATCCCAGATATTCACCGAGCTTTCGCGACGGATTTGATCACGCCGTTTAAAACGGTCTTTAAGTGGGGATTGTAG
- a CDS encoding IspD/TarI family cytidylyltransferase → MIYAGILAGGTGSRMGITDMPKQFLDLGGRPILIHTVEKFLLVHEIQKIVLGIHPDWVTYTEDLVDKYLASYKDRILVVEGGSDRNSTIENIILAIDGLQPLTDEDIIVTHDSVRPFVSLKTIQENIELAKSHDVVDTVVEATDTIVQSLDNTFITDIPERQYLYQGQTPQTFKMKDFLTLYHDLSDQQKEVLTDACKIFVINGKKVALANGEYSNIKITTITDLKIARGMIEDN, encoded by the coding sequence ATGATTTATGCAGGGATTTTAGCAGGTGGGACAGGCTCACGGATGGGTATTACGGATATGCCCAAACAATTTTTGGATTTGGGTGGACGTCCTATTTTAATCCACACGGTTGAGAAGTTCTTATTGGTTCATGAGATTCAAAAGATTGTATTGGGGATCCATCCGGACTGGGTGACCTATACCGAAGATCTGGTAGACAAGTACTTGGCTTCTTATAAGGACCGGATCTTGGTTGTAGAGGGAGGAAGTGACCGCAACTCTACTATCGAAAACATCATCCTGGCTATTGATGGCCTACAACCTTTGACAGATGAGGACATTATCGTCACACATGATTCGGTTCGTCCCTTTGTCAGCCTAAAAACCATCCAAGAAAACATTGAACTAGCCAAGAGCCATGATGTTGTGGATACAGTGGTCGAAGCGACCGATACCATTGTTCAAAGCTTGGACAATACCTTTATCACGGATATCCCAGAGCGCCAATATCTCTATCAGGGTCAAACCCCTCAAACCTTCAAAATGAAAGACTTTCTTACCTTGTATCATGATTTAAGTGACCAACAAAAAGAAGTCTTGACAGATGCCTGCAAGATCTTTGTCATTAATGGCAAAAAAGTTGCCCTTGCAAATGGGGAATATTCCAATATTAAAATTACGACGATTACAGATTTGAAAATTGCACGCGGTATGATTGAGGACAATTAA
- a CDS encoding glycosyltransferase family 2 protein: MEKVSIVIPVYNVEEYLQYSVGSLRQQTYSNIEIILVDDGSTDRSGEICDQYAQEDDRIRVLHLQNGGISYARNNGVRVATADWIMFLDSDDYYDRRTVEYLMGLKDQYNVDLVSTPVIEVRSYEDKDFSGDLNEKGARKLDRHTALIEMFYGHHVGTHSGGKLYKKEILLQHPYPEGMIYEDLAIAYEHIAACKEIAVSNLNLYKYYRRAGSTVNSKYSDRLLNFYKAMEWNRAYVERDYPDDPEMKKAVNARYVFNGLHVVHAMLGSHMYDQVNKIRKEYRRYWKDILINSHITRKNKLKYLLLLLSPHLYQKVRAKLG, encoded by the coding sequence ATGGAAAAGGTTTCGATTGTCATACCGGTCTATAATGTCGAGGAGTATTTACAGTATAGTGTCGGTAGTCTTAGACAACAGACCTATTCAAATATTGAAATCATCCTAGTCGATGATGGATCGACGGATCGATCAGGAGAAATTTGCGACCAGTATGCTCAGGAAGATGACCGTATTCGAGTGCTCCATCTTCAAAATGGGGGAATATCTTATGCTCGCAACAACGGTGTAAGAGTGGCAACAGCTGATTGGATTATGTTTCTAGATTCAGATGATTATTATGATCGTAGAACTGTTGAATATTTAATGGGATTGAAAGACCAGTATAATGTTGACCTCGTATCGACCCCGGTCATTGAAGTCAGAAGTTATGAGGACAAAGATTTTTCAGGAGATCTAAATGAAAAGGGCGCTAGGAAATTAGACCGCCATACAGCTCTGATAGAAATGTTCTATGGTCACCACGTTGGGACCCATTCAGGAGGAAAACTCTACAAGAAAGAGATCTTACTCCAACATCCCTATCCAGAAGGAATGATTTATGAAGATTTGGCCATTGCCTATGAGCATATTGCAGCTTGTAAGGAGATTGCTGTAAGCAATCTTAATCTTTATAAATACTATCGAAGAGCGGGTAGTACAGTCAATTCGAAGTATAGCGATCGCCTTTTGAATTTCTACAAGGCCATGGAATGGAACAGAGCCTATGTCGAGAGAGACTATCCTGATGATCCGGAAATGAAAAAAGCGGTCAATGCCCGCTATGTCTTTAATGGCTTGCATGTGGTCCATGCTATGCTAGGTTCTCATATGTATGATCAGGTTAACAAAATTCGCAAAGAGTATCGTCGCTATTGGAAAGATATTCTAATCAATTCACATATTACAAGAAAAAATAAACTCAAATACCTTCTTTTGCTCCTTTCTCCTCATTTGTATCAAAAGGTGAGAGCAAAACTAGGCTAG
- the wecB gene encoding non-hydrolyzing UDP-N-acetylglucosamine 2-epimerase, producing the protein MKKVMLVFGTRPEAIKMCPLVNELKQHNTIETVVCVTGQHKEMLEQVLDVFQVTPDYDLGIMKANQTLFTITTSILEKIQPVLVQEQPDIVLVHGDTTTTFATALAAFYMGIKVGHVEAGLRTYNLQSPYPEEFNRQVTSIVADYNFAPTQVSKDNLLKEGRTNIFVTGNTVIDALKTTVKEDYDHPILEWAKGSKLIMLTAHRRENLGEPMEHMFRAVNRILDEFEDVKVVYPIHKNPKVRELASKIFGENERMKIIEPLEVIDFHNFMNQSYMILTDSGGVQEEAPSLGKPVLVMRDTTERPEGVAAGTLKLVGTEEEAIYRNFKLLLEDQDEYEKMSQASNPYGDGTACQQIVEIIMKGLA; encoded by the coding sequence ATGAAAAAAGTAATGTTGGTGTTTGGGACGCGTCCAGAAGCCATTAAAATGTGTCCTTTGGTGAATGAACTCAAGCAGCACAATACGATTGAAACCGTAGTCTGTGTAACAGGGCAGCACAAGGAAATGTTAGAACAGGTCTTAGATGTCTTCCAAGTCACTCCAGATTATGATCTTGGTATCATGAAAGCCAACCAAACCTTGTTCACCATCACGACCTCTATTTTAGAGAAAATCCAACCAGTCTTAGTGCAGGAGCAACCTGATATTGTCCTCGTCCATGGGGATACCACCACCACCTTTGCGACAGCTTTGGCGGCCTTTTATATGGGCATCAAAGTGGGGCATGTGGAAGCAGGTTTACGGACATACAACCTTCAAAGCCCTTATCCCGAGGAGTTTAATCGTCAGGTTACTTCCATTGTGGCAGACTATAACTTTGCACCGACCCAAGTTTCAAAAGACAACCTCTTAAAAGAGGGGCGCACCAATATTTTCGTTACAGGAAATACTGTTATTGATGCCTTAAAAACAACGGTAAAAGAAGACTACGACCACCCTATATTGGAGTGGGCAAAAGGGAGCAAGCTCATCATGTTGACGGCTCATCGTCGCGAAAATCTTGGAGAACCTATGGAGCACATGTTCCGTGCGGTCAACCGGATTTTGGATGAGTTTGAAGATGTCAAGGTAGTCTATCCCATCCACAAAAATCCAAAGGTCAGAGAATTGGCCAGCAAGATTTTTGGAGAGAATGAGCGAATGAAAATCATTGAGCCCTTGGAAGTGATTGATTTTCATAATTTCATGAACCAAAGCTATATGATTTTGACAGACTCAGGTGGCGTCCAAGAAGAAGCACCTTCTTTAGGAAAGCCTGTCCTTGTCATGCGCGACACGACAGAGCGTCCAGAAGGTGTGGCTGCGGGGACTCTGAAATTGGTAGGAACAGAAGAAGAAGCCATCTATCGCAACTTTAAGCTCCTTCTGGAAGACCAAGACGAATATGAGAAGATGAGCCAGGCAAGTAATCCTTACGGGGATGGAACAGCTTGTCAACAGATTGTAGAAATTATCATGAAGGGATTAGCATAA
- a CDS encoding glycosyltransferase family 4 protein, with amino-acid sequence MKNGKQKNNILHISRTMDIGGAERIVYQLATDLKDEFDQVHVASTGGLWEEKLAENGIQHHRILDVDSKQPATVLKILASLSKIIKGNEITLVHTHHRMAAFYVRLLQMRHPKLLHVYTAHNVFKDKLPLYKFALGKARTVAVSQAVQENIHNDVRSKNSIVIYNGVKMKQSEHTVNEITKCDGIKIGCIARLSEQKGLPYLIQAMSLVTNPSVSLFLIGDGELKNDLINQTKELDLEERIHFLGYRSDVVECINSFDFCVLPSVFEGFGLVAIEAFMNGKTMIATDIPGVNEVVNSENGILVPAEDPQALAQAIKELAGNPEKRASLAAQAKRDYDTKFSYSIFLDNYRNFYQSMRKGSK; translated from the coding sequence ATGAAAAACGGAAAGCAAAAAAATAATATTCTTCACATTTCGCGAACCATGGATATCGGTGGGGCGGAACGTATTGTCTATCAGTTGGCGACAGATCTTAAGGATGAATTTGATCAGGTTCATGTCGCATCAACTGGTGGATTGTGGGAAGAAAAGCTAGCAGAGAATGGGATTCAACACCATCGCATTTTAGACGTCGATAGCAAACAGCCAGCTACGGTGCTCAAGATTCTTGCTAGTCTCTCCAAGATCATCAAAGGAAATGAGATCACTCTTGTCCACACCCATCACCGGATGGCTGCTTTCTATGTTCGTTTGTTGCAGATGCGCCATCCGAAATTGCTCCATGTCTATACAGCCCATAATGTTTTTAAGGACAAATTGCCACTTTATAAATTTGCTCTAGGGAAGGCTCGAACTGTTGCTGTTAGTCAAGCTGTCCAGGAAAATATCCATAATGATGTAAGGTCAAAAAACTCTATTGTAATTTATAATGGGGTGAAAATGAAACAAAGTGAGCATACAGTAAATGAAATTACTAAGTGTGACGGTATCAAAATAGGCTGTATAGCTCGCCTGTCCGAACAAAAAGGGTTGCCTTATCTGATCCAAGCCATGTCACTAGTGACAAATCCAAGTGTATCCTTGTTTCTTATCGGTGACGGAGAATTAAAAAATGATTTGATAAATCAAACAAAAGAGCTAGATCTGGAAGAAAGAATTCATTTTTTGGGCTACCGTAGTGACGTGGTAGAGTGTATCAATAGCTTTGACTTTTGTGTTCTTCCATCGGTCTTTGAAGGATTTGGATTGGTTGCAATCGAGGCCTTTATGAACGGTAAAACGATGATTGCAACAGATATTCCGGGTGTGAATGAAGTAGTGAACTCTGAGAATGGGATCCTCGTCCCAGCTGAGGACCCGCAAGCCTTGGCTCAAGCAATTAAAGAGTTGGCAGGGAATCCTGAGAAAAGAGCCTCTTTAGCTGCTCAAGCAAAGAGGGATTATGATACTAAGTTTAGCTATTCTATCTTTTTAGACAACTATCGTAACTTTTACCAATCGATGAGGAAGGGTTCAAAATGA
- a CDS encoding WecB/TagA/CpsF family glycosyltransferase: MMGVRIDPLTMAETVAATEQFVRDKKPLHLMGVNADKLNQCATDEAIKKIVNESEIINADGASVVLAARYLGYAVPERVAGIDLMQELLHLANEKGYSVYFFGAKEEVLTDMLTIFKKDYPNLRVVGHRNGYFSVEEEEAIQEDIREKNPDFVFVGITSPKKEYLIQKFMDNGVNSVFMGVGGSFDVLSGHIKRAPIWMQKANLEWLFRVANEPKRLFKRYFVGNATFIKRVVHEKRKAKK, from the coding sequence ATGATGGGGGTCAGAATTGACCCTTTAACAATGGCAGAAACCGTTGCTGCTACAGAACAATTCGTACGAGATAAAAAACCGCTCCATTTGATGGGGGTCAACGCAGATAAGCTCAATCAATGTGCGACAGATGAGGCCATCAAGAAGATTGTCAATGAGTCTGAAATCATCAATGCAGACGGTGCTTCTGTTGTTCTCGCGGCACGCTATTTGGGCTATGCTGTGCCAGAACGCGTGGCAGGCATCGATTTGATGCAGGAATTGCTTCATTTGGCCAATGAAAAAGGCTACTCTGTCTACTTCTTCGGGGCAAAAGAGGAAGTCTTGACAGATATGTTAACTATCTTTAAAAAGGATTATCCGAATCTCCGAGTAGTGGGGCATCGCAATGGCTATTTCTCTGTTGAAGAGGAAGAGGCTATTCAAGAAGATATTCGTGAGAAGAATCCAGATTTTGTTTTTGTCGGCATCACCTCTCCTAAAAAGGAGTACTTGATCCAGAAGTTTATGGACAATGGAGTCAATTCTGTCTTTATGGGAGTGGGAGGAAGCTTTGATGTCCTCTCAGGTCATATCAAGCGGGCACCTATATGGATGCAAAAAGCCAATCTGGAATGGTTGTTCCGTGTGGCCAACGAACCCAAACGGCTCTTTAAGCGCTATTTTGTAGGAAATGCCACTTTTATTAAGAGAGTAGTACATGAAAAACGGAAAGCAAAAAAATAA
- a CDS encoding LicD family protein has protein sequence MSKVRQIQLGELSLLEKYIEICSKYNLRYYALGGTLLGAIRHKGFIPWDDDMDLGMPRKDYEKFLEICEKELPDHVILRIHDDNLGNTSIMDTSLQIEFGGVVCSPFIDVFPLDGYPSDGFHYFLHTNKIKYYRALSKISVINRLHNRDRGFFENSIVKVSKILHLDKLLNTEKINRKLQNTIKQYDFETSALVGNVLGSYRERELAYKEVFGEPQLLDFETIKISGHADPDAYLTKIYGDYMKLPEESEQKGHFESTWGE, from the coding sequence ATGAGTAAAGTAAGACAGATTCAATTAGGAGAGTTGTCCTTATTAGAAAAGTATATTGAGATTTGTTCTAAGTACAATCTTCGCTATTATGCTTTAGGTGGGACTCTATTAGGAGCAATTCGTCACAAAGGATTCATTCCTTGGGATGATGATATGGATTTGGGAATGCCTAGAAAAGATTATGAAAAATTCCTGGAAATTTGCGAAAAGGAATTGCCAGATCATGTTATCCTAAGAATCCATGACGATAATTTAGGTAACACCTCTATCATGGATACTTCCCTTCAAATTGAATTTGGTGGGGTTGTGTGTAGTCCGTTTATTGATGTGTTTCCTTTAGATGGTTATCCGTCAGATGGTTTCCACTATTTCTTGCATACTAATAAAATCAAGTATTACCGTGCCCTTTCAAAAATATCTGTCATCAATCGATTGCACAATCGGGACCGAGGCTTCTTTGAAAATTCAATTGTGAAGGTTTCTAAGATCCTTCACTTGGACAAATTATTAAATACAGAAAAAATTAATCGGAAATTACAGAATACGATTAAACAGTACGACTTTGAGACAAGTGCTCTTGTCGGAAACGTCTTAGGCTCATATCGTGAGAGAGAGTTGGCCTATAAAGAGGTGTTTGGGGAGCCACAACTCCTTGATTTTGAAACCATTAAAATCAGTGGACATGCTGATCCGGATGCTTATCTGACAAAGATTTATGGCGATTATATGAAGTTGCCAGAAGAATCAGAGCAAAAAGGTCACTTTGAATCCACTTGGGGAGAATAA
- a CDS encoding sugar transferase: MTEGRGFHKFALAFVQSLPVLVVAYLFSFVTETEIHSNTIFYLYLLHYVAFYVSDYNQDYFKRGHLVDFLQTLKYSLCFALVISFSSFFLEEKFSLSRRGMIYFLFLLTLVLYLMNYLIKRYWRRFYYSLKGSHKILLITAHSRMDKVLDRLLSSNDSGGEVVAVTVLDRPDFQHPSVRVVPKEDLLNFATYEVVDEVFLNLPSEEYDIGEYVSQFETMGIDVTVNLNAFDLNFAGNKRIREVAGLNVVTFSTNFYKPSHVTAKRVIDICGSLVGLVICGLVGIVLVPLIRKDGGPAIFAQKRVGKNGRYFKFYKFRSMYVDAEERKKELMDQNTMTGGMFKMDNDPRITPIGRFIRKTSLDELPQFFNVLKGDMSLVGTRPPTVDEYEKYTPEQKRRLSFKPGITGLWQVSGRSEITDFDEVVRLDVSYIDDWTIWSDIKILLKTIKVVFKRDGAK; the protein is encoded by the coding sequence TAATACAATTTTCTATCTGTATTTGTTGCATTACGTAGCCTTTTACGTCAGCGATTACAACCAAGATTACTTCAAGCGGGGGCATCTAGTCGATTTCTTACAAACCTTGAAATACAGCTTGTGCTTCGCGCTTGTCATCAGTTTTTCGAGCTTCTTTTTGGAGGAGAAGTTCTCCCTCTCCCGTCGCGGAATGATTTATTTTCTGTTCCTGCTAACACTTGTCCTTTATTTGATGAACTACCTCATCAAACGCTACTGGAGACGCTTCTATTATAGTCTCAAAGGAAGTCACAAGATTCTCTTGATTACGGCTCATTCTCGTATGGATAAAGTCCTGGATCGACTCCTTTCGTCCAATGATAGCGGTGGGGAAGTGGTTGCGGTGACAGTATTAGACCGGCCAGACTTTCAACACCCCTCTGTTCGGGTTGTTCCAAAGGAAGACCTGTTGAATTTTGCGACCTATGAAGTGGTAGACGAAGTCTTTCTCAATCTTCCAAGTGAAGAGTATGATATTGGGGAGTATGTCTCACAATTTGAGACCATGGGAATCGACGTTACCGTTAACCTCAATGCTTTTGATTTGAACTTTGCTGGCAACAAACGGATTCGCGAAGTGGCTGGACTCAATGTTGTCACCTTCTCGACCAACTTCTACAAACCTAGCCACGTGACCGCGAAACGCGTGATTGATATCTGTGGTTCTTTGGTGGGCTTGGTTATCTGTGGCTTGGTGGGTATCGTGTTGGTGCCCTTGATTCGCAAGGATGGAGGTCCAGCTATTTTTGCTCAAAAGCGGGTCGGGAAAAATGGCCGCTATTTCAAGTTTTATAAGTTCCGTTCTATGTATGTCGATGCAGAGGAGCGGAAAAAAGAATTGATGGATCAAAACACTATGACCGGTGGGATGTTCAAAATGGACAATGACCCTCGGATTACGCCGATTGGACGCTTTATCCGCAAGACCAGTCTGGATGAGCTGCCCCAATTCTTTAATGTCCTAAAAGGAGATATGAGTCTGGTTGGAACCCGTCCGCCAACAGTGGATGAGTATGAGAAGTACACTCCGGAACAGAAACGTCGCTTGAGCTTTAAGCCTGGAATTACAGGGCTTTGGCAGGTGAGTGGACGCAGCGAAATTACAGACTTTGATGAAGTGGTTCGCTTAGATGTGTCCTATATTGATGATTGGACCATTTGGTCAGATATAAAAATCTTGCTGAAAACGATCAAAGTTGTATTTAAACGAGATGGAGCGAAGTAG